In Streptomyces sp. NBC_01707, a genomic segment contains:
- a CDS encoding trypsin-like peptidase domain-containing protein: MTQEAGGGAEGGPGQAETALMDLVRDATVRIHRPGAGYATDGPGQGFLGSGFFIAPSWVLTCAHVAMRGEGREVNVLFRADPYSAELTEVPGVVLAALPESRPAGATGWPAPDLALIQLRRPVEHTCVYVTERSEAMLRGRKVRCVGWAPSPGGGLTTLSGDCEVKGTYGGWADADQQIRLDGDWLEPGMSGGPVVDVARGEVVGVIKSRLDDHQGGTAVGIERLRSLTVPAGPVETESDDTYQAVFHAHDRYHADRHNSPASTERTWADVQSDLPGPPGRVLSPKRRIDLLGRLAEFPPPVSTRNLLALLDGLPNVHARDLRPAPRGWRDGLGSLYDARVRDRDAALELVLRYCMGVLAADRPFDVPSTRTATKSLWEWVKRVADEDLSRDFRQELVLHWRAVRQRRDQEHQRAPAPTNEPARYGERAFVLLELEPRGWERDLYDWRIGVARPTGEVLPVAEDSQGTGLGALPERLAAPLAEAFRRCDEPDSPAVLQVAVVPALFGLDVDGWQVTPDGLPLGVVRPVVVRRSERGQPTDELDRLRRTRWNSTRNSSMQAEVVDCEDGMAVRVPELTALHALAHETVPVLCRYGDRPGPETAAGLVRVLEGGFGVALWRRTGEADAVCTEFHRRAADTVAEVRTSDRLPQKIHELRQGVRAGRTETYWSDGIALFYDDPHYSLPGSGQLLEAP, from the coding sequence ATGACGCAGGAGGCCGGCGGGGGCGCGGAGGGGGGTCCGGGCCAGGCTGAGACCGCGCTCATGGACCTCGTGCGGGACGCCACCGTACGCATCCATCGCCCGGGTGCCGGGTATGCCACTGACGGACCCGGCCAGGGATTCCTGGGAAGCGGCTTCTTCATCGCCCCGAGCTGGGTCCTCACGTGCGCGCATGTGGCCATGCGGGGGGAGGGGCGCGAGGTGAACGTGTTGTTCAGGGCCGATCCGTACAGCGCCGAGCTCACCGAGGTGCCCGGTGTGGTGCTCGCCGCACTGCCCGAGAGCCGGCCCGCCGGGGCCACCGGCTGGCCCGCTCCCGACCTCGCGCTCATCCAGCTCCGGCGGCCCGTCGAACACACCTGTGTGTACGTCACCGAGCGCTCGGAGGCCATGCTCCGCGGCCGCAAGGTCCGCTGCGTGGGCTGGGCGCCCTCGCCGGGCGGCGGGCTGACGACGCTCAGCGGTGACTGCGAGGTGAAGGGCACGTACGGCGGCTGGGCCGACGCCGACCAGCAGATCCGGCTCGACGGGGACTGGCTGGAGCCCGGAATGTCCGGCGGCCCCGTCGTGGACGTGGCCCGGGGCGAGGTGGTCGGCGTGATCAAGTCGCGGCTCGACGACCACCAGGGCGGCACCGCCGTAGGCATCGAGCGGCTGCGCTCCCTGACGGTCCCCGCAGGCCCCGTGGAGACCGAGTCGGACGATACGTACCAGGCCGTCTTCCACGCCCACGACCGCTACCACGCCGACCGGCACAACAGCCCCGCCTCCACCGAGCGGACCTGGGCCGATGTGCAGAGCGACCTGCCCGGGCCGCCCGGCCGGGTGCTCAGCCCCAAGCGGCGGATCGATCTGCTGGGCAGGCTCGCCGAGTTCCCGCCCCCGGTCAGCACCCGCAATCTGCTGGCGCTCCTCGACGGCCTGCCGAACGTCCACGCGCGCGACCTCCGCCCGGCGCCGCGCGGGTGGCGCGACGGCCTCGGCTCGCTGTACGACGCACGCGTCCGCGACCGCGACGCCGCGCTCGAACTCGTCCTGCGCTACTGCATGGGCGTCCTCGCCGCCGACCGCCCCTTCGACGTGCCTTCCACCCGCACCGCCACGAAGTCCCTCTGGGAATGGGTGAAACGGGTCGCCGACGAGGACCTCTCCCGGGATTTCCGGCAGGAACTCGTGCTGCACTGGCGCGCCGTACGGCAGCGCCGGGACCAGGAGCACCAACGGGCCCCCGCCCCGACGAACGAGCCCGCCCGGTACGGCGAACGCGCCTTCGTCCTGCTGGAGCTGGAGCCGCGGGGCTGGGAACGGGACCTGTACGACTGGCGGATCGGCGTCGCCCGCCCCACCGGGGAGGTCCTGCCCGTCGCCGAGGACAGCCAGGGCACGGGGCTCGGCGCCCTGCCGGAGCGGCTCGCCGCCCCGCTCGCCGAGGCCTTCAGGCGGTGCGACGAACCGGACAGCCCCGCCGTGCTCCAGGTCGCGGTCGTACCGGCGCTCTTCGGCCTGGACGTCGACGGCTGGCAGGTGACCCCCGACGGGCTGCCGCTCGGCGTCGTACGTCCGGTGGTCGTCCGCCGCTCGGAGCGGGGGCAGCCGACCGATGAACTGGACCGGCTGCGCCGGACCCGCTGGAACAGCACCAGGAACTCCTCGATGCAGGCCGAGGTCGTCGACTGCGAGGACGGGATGGCCGTCCGCGTACCGGAGTTGACGGCGCTGCACGCCCTGGCGCACGAGACCGTGCCGGTGCTCTGCCGGTACGGCGACCGGCCGGGCCCGGAGACCGCGGCCGGACTGGTGCGGGTGCTCGAAGGCGGCTTCGGTGTGGCCCTGTGGCGGCGGACGGGTGAGGCCGACGCGGTCTGTACGGAATTCCACCGGCGCGCGGCCGACACCGTCGCGGAGGTCCGCACCTCCGACCGGTTGCCGCAGAAGATCCACGAATTGAGACAGGGCGTGCGCGCGGGTCGCACGGAGACGTACTGGTCGGACGGTATTGCCCTGTTCTATGACGATCCGCACTATTCTCTGCCCGGCTCGGGTCAGCTCCTGGAGGCGCCGTGA
- a CDS encoding CU044_2847 family protein, with product MSDSEARITRIELPDGTPVWARISGAEELRRTPAGSGLSYTDTGFSDFADQVQARVESLQGVVTGVARSLAGPLRAVQPDEVSVEFGIELTAKAGKVVGLLADGEAKGAIKVTLTWNGGGPPVDPPITPQVPAQAAAPAAPPIPSTPPAAQAPPVPSAPPVQPEPAPPSPPAGAPAGAPAHPDAAAAADGGGS from the coding sequence ATGAGCGACAGCGAGGCCCGTATCACGCGCATCGAGCTGCCGGACGGTACGCCGGTCTGGGCGCGGATCTCCGGGGCCGAGGAACTTCGGCGAACGCCGGCCGGCAGCGGCCTGTCCTACACGGACACCGGCTTCTCGGACTTCGCCGACCAGGTGCAGGCCCGGGTGGAGAGCCTGCAGGGGGTGGTGACCGGCGTCGCGCGGTCGCTCGCCGGGCCGCTGCGGGCCGTGCAGCCGGACGAGGTCAGTGTCGAATTCGGCATCGAGCTCACCGCCAAGGCGGGCAAGGTCGTCGGGCTCCTCGCGGACGGGGAGGCCAAGGGCGCCATCAAGGTCACGCTCACCTGGAACGGCGGCGGACCGCCCGTCGATCCGCCGATCACGCCCCAGGTGCCCGCACAGGCCGCCGCACCGGCCGCGCCCCCGATCCCGTCCACGCCACCTGCGGCCCAGGCGCCCCCGGTGCCTTCGGCTCCCCCCGTACAACCGGAGCCCGCGCCCCCGTCGCCGCCCGCCGGGGCACCCGCCGGCGCACCGGCGCATCCCGATGCGGCCGCGGCCGCTGACGGCGGCGGGTCATGA
- a CDS encoding DUF6104 family protein: MYFTDRGIEELEKRRGEEEVTFEWLAEQLRTFVDLNPDFEVPVERLATWLARLDDEDEDDE, translated from the coding sequence ATGTACTTCACCGACCGTGGCATCGAGGAGCTGGAGAAGCGGCGCGGCGAGGAGGAGGTCACCTTCGAGTGGCTCGCCGAGCAGCTGCGTACCTTCGTCGATCTCAACCCCGACTTCGAGGTTCCCGTCGAGCGCCTCGCGACCTGGCTCGCCCGGCTCGACGACGAGGACGAGGACGACGAGTAG
- a CDS encoding DUF4097 domain-containing protein: MPVSTWAITAPQKLTFDEPVTSLNVRIVNGTVNVVGTEEPTARLEVSGIEGPPLIVTQEGGTLSVAYEDLPWHGFLKWFDRKGWHRSAVVSLAVPAGSTVEVGVVGAGAFVSGIRGRTDVRGVSGDTTLAGLAGAVRADTVSGNVEAQAVTGDLRFKSVSGDLTVVEGAGASVRADSVSGDMVLDLDPTGKPTDIRLTTVSGEVAIRLPHPADARVEASTASGTVSNGFEDLLVSGQWGAKKITGTLGAGTGTLKATTVSGSIAVLRRPPAEEDPYDAEPTGKVL; this comes from the coding sequence ATGCCTGTGTCGACGTGGGCCATCACCGCGCCTCAGAAGCTGACCTTCGACGAACCGGTGACGTCGCTGAATGTGCGCATCGTCAACGGCACGGTCAATGTCGTGGGCACCGAGGAGCCGACCGCCCGGCTGGAGGTCTCCGGGATCGAGGGCCCGCCGCTCATAGTGACGCAAGAGGGCGGCACCCTCTCCGTCGCCTACGAGGACCTGCCCTGGCACGGCTTCCTGAAGTGGTTCGACCGCAAGGGGTGGCACCGCAGCGCGGTCGTCTCGCTCGCCGTGCCGGCCGGGTCGACGGTGGAGGTCGGCGTGGTGGGAGCCGGGGCGTTCGTGTCCGGCATCCGGGGGCGTACGGACGTGCGGGGCGTCAGCGGCGACACCACGCTTGCCGGCCTGGCCGGGGCGGTCCGGGCGGACACGGTCTCGGGCAATGTGGAGGCCCAGGCCGTCACCGGCGACCTCCGCTTCAAGTCGGTCTCCGGCGATCTGACGGTCGTCGAGGGCGCCGGGGCCTCCGTACGGGCCGATTCGGTCAGCGGAGACATGGTGCTGGACCTGGACCCGACCGGGAAGCCCACGGACATCCGGCTGACCACGGTCTCCGGCGAGGTGGCGATCCGGCTGCCGCACCCGGCGGACGCGAGGGTCGAGGCGAGTACGGCGAGCGGCACCGTCTCCAACGGCTTCGAGGACCTGCTGGTCAGCGGCCAGTGGGGGGCGAAGAAGATCACCGGAACGCTCGGCGCCGGTACCGGAACGCTGAAGGCCACGACCGTCTCGGGATCGATCGCCGTGCTCCGCCGTCCACCGGCCGAGGAAGATCCGTACGACGCCGAGCCGACCGGAAAGGTGCTCTGA